CCGAACGATCATGCACGAGGCCGACGTGCCCATCGTGCCCGGCACCACCGACCCCGTTACCGACCCTGACGAGGTCCGCGCCTTCGGCGACGAACACGGCTACCCGATCGCGATCAAGGCCGAAGGTGGTGGCGGCGGCCGCGGCATGAAGGTCGTCGAGGACGAGAGCGAGGTCGACGACCAACTCGAGAGCGCCCAGCGTGAGGGCGAAGCCTACTTCGGCAACGACTCGGTCTACCTCGAGCGCTACCTCGAAAAGCCCCGCCACATCGAGGTCCAGATCATCGCCGACGAGCACGGCAACGTGCGTCACCTGGGCGAGCGCGACTGTTCACTCCAGCGCCGTCACCAGAAGGTCATCGAAGAAGGCCCATCGCCCGCGCTGTCGGACGAACTGCGCGAACAGATCGGCGAGGCCGCTCGTCGCGGGGTCGCCGCCGCCGACTACACGAACGCCGGTACCGTCGAATTCCTCGTCGAGGAACAACTCGGGCGCGAGAGCGTCCTGGGGGCCGACGCGAACTTCTACTTCCTCGAGGTCAACACCCGCATCCAGGTCGAACACTGTGTGACCGAGGAGATCACCGGCCTCGACATCGTCAAGCGCCAGATCCGGGTCGCCGCAGGCGAGGAACTCGACTTCGAGCAGGACGATGTCGAGATCGACGGCCACGCGATGGAGTTCCGTATCAACGCCGAGAACGCAGCGAAGGACTTCCAACCGGCTTCTGGGGGGACGCTGACGACCTACAACCCACCAGGAGGAATCGGCGTCCGCCTGGACGACGCCCTCAGCCAGGGTGACGAACTCGTCACCGACTACGACTCGATGATCGCCAAACTCATCGTCTGGGGCGAAGACCGCGAGGAGTGTATCGAACGCTCGCTTCGCGCCCTGCGAGAATACGAGATCGAGGGCATCACGACCATCGTCCCGTTCCACCGCCTGATGCTGACCGACGAGATGTTCGTCGAGGGCCGACACACCACGAAGTACCTGGACAACGAACTCGAGCCGTCCAGGATCGAACAGGCCCAGGAACAGTGGGGGAGTGAAGAGTCCACTGGCACTGGCGCCAGCGCGGACGAGACGGTCGTCGAACGCGAGTTTACCGTCGAGGTGAACGGGAAACGCTTCGATGTCAACCTCGAGGATCGCAGCGGCGAAATTCCGCAGGCGGCCAGCAACGGGGGGTCGAGCACCGCCGGCGGA
This region of Natronosalvus halobius genomic DNA includes:
- a CDS encoding acetyl-CoA carboxylase biotin carboxylase subunit — protein: MFRKVLVANRGEIAVRVMRACEELNVGTVAVYSDADKHGGHVRYADEAYNVGPARAADSYLDHEAVIEAAKKADADAIHPGYGFLAENAEFAAKVEEVEGITWIGPSSSAMESLGEKTKARTIMHEADVPIVPGTTDPVTDPDEVRAFGDEHGYPIAIKAEGGGGGRGMKVVEDESEVDDQLESAQREGEAYFGNDSVYLERYLEKPRHIEVQIIADEHGNVRHLGERDCSLQRRHQKVIEEGPSPALSDELREQIGEAARRGVAAADYTNAGTVEFLVEEQLGRESVLGADANFYFLEVNTRIQVEHCVTEEITGLDIVKRQIRVAAGEELDFEQDDVEIDGHAMEFRINAENAAKDFQPASGGTLTTYNPPGGIGVRLDDALSQGDELVTDYDSMIAKLIVWGEDREECIERSLRALREYEIEGITTIVPFHRLMLTDEMFVEGRHTTKYLDNELEPSRIEQAQEQWGSEESTGTGASADETVVEREFTVEVNGKRFDVNLEDRSGEIPQAASNGGSSTAGGPPQSASSDDSSSDVEIQGDGERVDAEMQGTILAVEVAEGDEVAAGDVVVVLEAMKMENDIVASTGGTVSQVAVEEGQSVDMGDTLVVLE